From a region of the Rhipicephalus microplus isolate Deutch F79 chromosome X, USDA_Rmic, whole genome shotgun sequence genome:
- the LOC142777500 gene encoding uncharacterized protein LOC142777500 isoform X2 — MHGLWVAMSDFSLPDGFLRDSNAPFLDVYSQRVQQLLKKLAAWTRRVLGFIERSTHMTNMSGLDSSLLHFRHKKYQWISFYATAFLQFLWPSSLAMTASFG, encoded by the exons ATGCATGGGCTTTGGGTCGCCATGAGTGACTTTTCGCTTCCTGATGGCTTCCTGCGGGATAGCAATGCGCCTTTCCTGGATGTGTATAGCCAACGTGTGCAGCAGCTTCTCAAGAAACTCGCAGCATGGACTCGCCGTGTCCTTGGCTTTATTGAACGTTCTACACATATGACCAACATGAGT gggcttgactctagtctgcttcacttccgccacaagaaataccagtggatcagtttctacgcaacggcattcctgcagttcctgtggccctcgtccctagcaatgacggcttcattcggatga